A portion of the Blautia hansenii DSM 20583 genome contains these proteins:
- a CDS encoding SUMF1/EgtB/PvdO family nonheme iron enzyme: MANFDLTNLAVKMICPNNVVKTDDTDLPSVLVYIPKFKNSDVLTGGNDSTHPAFIVNGVEIPGFYYGKYQAKVYNSVAYSLPGEDPTASINFDTARARCEAKGAGWHLSTNAEWAAIALWCKKNGFLPYGNNNYGKDSRESNYKAVPSYYESGKIARVATGTGPISWSHDKTMAGIWDLNGNVWEWQGGIRLVWGELQILANNDAADPDNPQNATSTCWKAINAADGALVDPESKTTDSSAHVSGKTVKLDYVNNKWTYSTSITNAKDESRSCAFYQVAADSSIGDAAKVMLRALALLPDSDVTTDVYEGDYMWWNNGVAERCVYRGGDWNGGAYAGVFYLYGTGSRSGVSTYLGFRAAYIPEIR, from the coding sequence ATGGCAAATTTTGACCTCACCAATCTGGCAGTAAAAATGATCTGCCCGAACAACGTCGTCAAGACAGACGACACCGATCTCCCTTCCGTTCTGGTGTATATCCCGAAGTTTAAGAACTCGGACGTACTCACCGGCGGAAATGACAGCACCCACCCGGCCTTTATCGTCAACGGCGTGGAAATCCCCGGCTTTTACTACGGCAAGTATCAGGCCAAGGTTTACAACTCCGTAGCGTACAGCCTGCCGGGCGAAGATCCGACCGCAAGTATCAACTTCGACACCGCACGCGCACGCTGCGAGGCCAAGGGCGCAGGCTGGCACCTGAGCACTAACGCAGAATGGGCCGCGATCGCTCTCTGGTGCAAGAAAAACGGCTTCCTCCCGTATGGTAACAACAACTACGGCAAAGACAGCCGCGAAAGTAATTACAAAGCCGTGCCGAGCTACTACGAAAGCGGCAAGATCGCGAGAGTTGCAACTGGTACCGGCCCGATCTCATGGAGCCACGACAAGACCATGGCTGGTATCTGGGATCTGAACGGCAACGTGTGGGAATGGCAGGGAGGAATCCGCCTTGTTTGGGGCGAGCTTCAGATCCTTGCAAACAACGACGCAGCCGATCCGGACAACCCTCAGAACGCAACGAGCACATGCTGGAAGGCTATCAACGCCGCAGACGGCGCCCTCGTGGATCCTGAGAGCAAGACGACCGACAGCTCCGCCCATGTTTCCGGTAAAACCGTAAAACTGGACTATGTGAACAACAAGTGGACGTACTCTACTTCGATCACCAACGCCAAAGATGAAAGCCGAAGCTGCGCCTTTTATCAGGTTGCTGCCGACAGCTCGATCGGAGACGCTGCCAAAGTTATGCTGCGCGCTCTCGCCCTTCTCCCGGACTCTGACGTCACTACTGACGTATACGAGGGCGACTACATGTGGTGGAATAACGGCGTAGCCGAGCGCTGCGTGTATCGCGGGGGCGACTGGAACGGCGGTGCGTACGCTGGTGTGTTCTACCTCTACGGCACCGGCTCCCGCAGCGGTGTGTCCACGTACCTCGGCTTCCGTGCCGCTTATATCCCGGAAATCCGGTAA
- a CDS encoding CHAD domain-containing protein — translation MTEETLEPVETETDPEEQIRELTAENHRLRKQIKRMREAAATSKKMEFSKIIFCGASIVTILITVFSCWIIYSTMDASALAYLIPAVFAEMASATGFYYTKAKAENKIKLMNANGVQPEADNFNDF, via the coding sequence ATGACTGAGGAAACGCTGGAACCGGTAGAAACCGAAACAGATCCGGAGGAACAGATCCGAGAGCTGACAGCCGAAAACCATCGGCTCCGGAAGCAGATCAAACGAATGAGAGAGGCTGCAGCCACCAGCAAAAAGATGGAATTTTCAAAAATTATTTTCTGCGGCGCTTCAATCGTGACGATCTTAATTACCGTCTTTTCCTGCTGGATTATTTACTCCACCATGGACGCCTCAGCCCTCGCCTACCTGATCCCGGCCGTGTTCGCTGAAATGGCGAGCGCGACCGGTTTTTACTACACGAAGGCCAAGGCTGAAAACAAAATAAAATTGATGAACGCCAACGGCGTGCAGCCAGAGGCGGACAACTTCAACGACTTCTAA
- a CDS encoding phage tail tip lysozyme: MSLTGKNNEEKIWNFLTGKGLNSYGAAGLMGNLFAESGLNPHNLQNTYEKKLGYTDDDYTDAVDSGKYTGFVHDSAGYGLAQWTFWSRKEALLNYVKAAGASIGDLETQLGFLWKELAESYAAVLAVLKKATSVRQASDAVLLKYEQPKDQSASVQTKRASYGQTYFDKYATKTTNDTQGGKTMSNSSLVDCTVYSPNHSGKRTHSIDRLTPHCVVGQLSAETIGACFTKYDPDEGASCNYGIGCDGRFCLIVDECNRSWCSSSGANDQRAITIECASDKTEPYAMKSAVYEKLIELCADICKRNGKTKVLWLGSKEKALAYEPKANEIVLTAHRWFANKSCPGDWLYSRYGELADRINALLGSTDSGNSGGNNTPSGGSGVKYYVQTGAYKQKANADAQLKKVKAAGFDAILKQSGGFYKVQTGAYSKKENANAEVTKLKAKGFDAIVTTNGGSAAGSANSEIKVGDVVQFSGGPHYGSAAASTAAGTPKAGPAKVTRIVKGAKHPYHIVHTDGQSSVYGWVNAANVSK, from the coding sequence ATGTCACTCACCGGAAAAAACAACGAGGAAAAGATCTGGAATTTTCTCACCGGCAAGGGCCTGAACTCATACGGGGCCGCCGGACTCATGGGGAACCTGTTCGCGGAGAGCGGGCTCAACCCTCACAACCTCCAGAACACCTACGAGAAAAAGCTCGGCTATACAGACGACGACTACACCGACGCGGTGGACTCCGGAAAGTATACCGGCTTCGTGCATGACTCCGCAGGCTACGGCCTCGCGCAGTGGACATTCTGGAGCCGCAAGGAGGCGCTCCTGAATTATGTCAAGGCTGCCGGTGCCTCGATCGGAGATCTGGAGACTCAGCTCGGCTTCCTCTGGAAAGAACTCGCCGAAAGCTACGCCGCCGTGCTGGCCGTGCTGAAAAAAGCCACCAGCGTGAGACAGGCTTCCGACGCCGTGCTGCTCAAATATGAACAACCAAAGGATCAGAGCGCCAGCGTCCAAACGAAGCGGGCCAGCTATGGACAGACCTACTTCGACAAATACGCTACTAAGACAACCAACGACACACAAGGAGGTAAAACCATGAGCAATAGTTCATTAGTGGACTGCACAGTTTACAGCCCCAACCATAGTGGAAAGAGAACCCACTCGATCGACCGCCTGACGCCGCACTGCGTAGTCGGCCAGTTATCTGCCGAAACGATCGGCGCCTGCTTTACGAAATATGATCCCGATGAAGGCGCGTCTTGCAACTACGGGATCGGATGCGACGGCCGCTTCTGCCTGATCGTGGACGAGTGCAACCGGAGCTGGTGCAGCTCCAGCGGCGCAAACGACCAGCGAGCGATCACGATCGAGTGCGCCAGCGATAAGACCGAACCATACGCCATGAAATCCGCAGTTTACGAGAAACTGATCGAGCTCTGCGCTGACATCTGCAAGAGAAACGGAAAAACGAAGGTGCTATGGCTCGGCAGCAAGGAGAAGGCTCTCGCATACGAGCCGAAGGCGAACGAGATCGTCCTCACCGCGCACCGCTGGTTCGCGAATAAATCGTGCCCCGGCGACTGGCTTTATTCCAGATATGGGGAACTCGCCGACAGAATCAACGCACTGCTCGGCTCTACTGACTCCGGCAACTCCGGCGGAAATAATACCCCGTCCGGCGGTTCCGGCGTGAAATACTACGTCCAGACCGGAGCCTATAAGCAGAAGGCAAACGCTGACGCTCAGCTCAAAAAGGTGAAAGCTGCCGGTTTTGACGCTATTCTCAAACAGTCCGGCGGCTTCTACAAGGTGCAGACTGGAGCCTACTCCAAGAAAGAAAACGCCAACGCCGAAGTCACAAAGCTGAAAGCGAAGGGCTTCGACGCAATAGTGACAACCAACGGTGGAAGCGCTGCCGGATCCGCAAACTCCGAGATTAAAGTCGGCGACGTGGTTCAGTTCTCCGGCGGCCCTCACTACGGAAGTGCTGCAGCTTCAACTGCTGCCGGAACTCCGAAGGCTGGCCCGGCCAAAGTCACCAGAATTGTGAAGGGAGCAAAGCACCCGTACCATATCGTACACACTGACGGCCAGTCCAGCGTCTACGGCTGGGTAAATGCGGCCAACGTCTCAAAATGA
- a CDS encoding helix-turn-helix domain-containing protein, whose amino-acid sequence MEITVKVNYKNEKLQKLRQAAGLSQSQLAEAAGVNVRMYQKYEQGDRDISKAQLSTLLRICKALSCKLSDIVTDAETSELLAEYEK is encoded by the coding sequence ATGGAAATAACGGTAAAGGTAAATTATAAAAACGAAAAACTGCAAAAGCTCAGACAGGCCGCTGGCCTCTCCCAGTCGCAGCTCGCGGAAGCCGCCGGGGTAAACGTCCGAATGTATCAGAAATACGAACAGGGCGACCGGGATATAAGCAAGGCGCAGCTCTCCACGCTGCTGCGGATCTGTAAAGCGCTGAGTTGTAAACTCTCAGATATAGTGACAGACGCGGAAACGTCCGAGCTTTTAGCAGAGTATGAGAAATAA
- the avd gene encoding diversity-generating retroelement protein Avd, with the protein MDNLQLRQRIVRSMIRVSERTANMRKPEKFEYRKHMTAAFMDMLELCIEANRARGSRRVELQNKMDTKLDVLRSLVDTAVSPEDRLISPGLHEIWSKELNEIGRMLGGWKKSNE; encoded by the coding sequence ATGGACAACTTACAACTGCGGCAGCGTATCGTTCGGAGCATGATCCGGGTGAGCGAACGCACCGCAAATATGAGAAAACCCGAAAAATTCGAGTATCGCAAGCACATGACGGCGGCGTTCATGGATATGCTGGAGCTCTGCATTGAGGCCAACCGGGCCAGAGGCTCGCGCCGGGTAGAACTCCAGAACAAAATGGACACCAAGCTGGACGTGCTGCGCTCTCTCGTAGACACAGCAGTTTCTCCGGAGGATCGCCTGATCTCTCCGGGGCTCCACGAAATATGGAGCAAGGAGCTGAACGAAATCGGGCGTATGCTCGGCGGCTGGAAAAAGTCGAACGAGTAA
- a CDS encoding IS30 family transposase, with amino-acid sequence MRRFKHLSKSDRIRIETLNNDGKTPKEIAEVVGVHISTIYRELQRGQYTHRNSDWTEETRYSSDLSEMKYRANLAAKGADLKIGNDHRLAEYIETKIADEKYSPEAVLGEIKAQGLQFNTEIKSKNTIYSYIEKGIFLRLTNKDLPVKGDKKRSYHKVQAQKRAPKGESIEKRPDIIGERSTFGHWEMDTVVSARPGKAAILVLTERLTRNEITAKLPDKSAASVVQALDDLEKEWGELFPHVFQTITVDNGSEFADCPGIERSILAEGSRTKCYYCHPYSSYERGSNENLNKMIRRWLPKGTNFDEIGAEVIQTITNWLNNYPRKILGFLPASAVFQEQMDALLGA; translated from the coding sequence ATGAGAAGATTCAAACACCTGAGCAAATCCGACAGGATCCGGATCGAAACCCTGAACAATGACGGCAAGACTCCGAAAGAGATCGCGGAAGTTGTCGGCGTGCATATTAGCACAATATACCGCGAGCTGCAGCGCGGACAGTACACGCACCGGAATAGTGATTGGACAGAGGAAACCCGATACAGTTCAGACCTCAGCGAAATGAAATACCGGGCCAACCTTGCAGCCAAAGGCGCCGACCTGAAAATCGGAAACGATCACCGCCTCGCTGAATATATAGAAACCAAGATCGCAGACGAAAAGTACAGCCCGGAGGCCGTGCTGGGAGAAATCAAGGCACAAGGGCTCCAGTTCAACACGGAGATCAAGAGCAAAAACACCATTTACAGTTATATCGAGAAGGGGATCTTCCTCAGACTCACAAACAAAGACCTCCCGGTTAAGGGAGACAAGAAGCGCAGCTACCACAAGGTACAGGCTCAGAAACGCGCACCGAAGGGCGAAAGCATAGAAAAGCGCCCGGATATAATCGGCGAGCGCTCCACCTTCGGGCACTGGGAAATGGACACCGTAGTGAGTGCCAGACCGGGAAAGGCTGCGATCCTCGTCCTGACCGAGAGACTCACCCGGAATGAGATCACGGCCAAACTCCCGGACAAAAGCGCGGCCAGCGTGGTGCAGGCCCTCGACGATCTGGAAAAAGAATGGGGTGAGCTTTTCCCTCACGTGTTCCAAACGATCACCGTAGACAACGGCAGCGAGTTTGCGGACTGCCCCGGCATAGAACGTAGCATACTGGCGGAGGGATCCCGGACGAAGTGCTACTACTGCCACCCGTACAGCTCATACGAGCGCGGAAGCAACGAGAACCTCAACAAGATGATCCGCCGCTGGCTGCCAAAGGGGACGAACTTCGACGAGATCGGCGCCGAAGTGATCCAGACAATAACAAACTGGCTGAACAACTACCCACGGAAGATCCTCGGATTTTTGCCAGCCAGTGCAGTATTTCAAGAGCAAATGGACGCCCTTTTGGGGGCCTAA
- a CDS encoding reverse transcriptase domain-containing protein: MDPRNQPSLLERIYSWENLLDAYHEAASEKWYRNDVTAFAANLEENLISIQNDLIWHAYKVGRYRQFYVHEPKKRLVMALGFRDRVVQWAIYLQTNQHLDNGMIYHSYGCRVGKGTTRAADRLQYWCTLVDRKPGNWYYLKLDVSKYFYRVDHRVLLDILRRKFPNEDGYLWLMETIINCDHTPFGLPPGKSADEIPPSERLFEVGMPIGNLTSQLLANVCLNELDQYIKHELKAHFYDRYMDDMALLYPDAATLNRWRAAIEKYLNEVLHLELNSKTTIGLVKHGITFVGCRIYPGYRKPTAQSVKKMKARMRYIAKEYEAGLIDFDAVDATMQSYFGLMGHCSTHGLQKWIEKNIIFKRKEMADIELPQEVTQWELNQF; the protein is encoded by the coding sequence ATGGATCCAAGAAACCAGCCCTCCCTTCTGGAGAGAATATACTCGTGGGAGAATCTTCTGGACGCATACCACGAGGCAGCAAGCGAGAAGTGGTACCGCAACGACGTGACCGCCTTCGCGGCGAATCTGGAGGAAAACCTGATCAGCATACAAAACGACCTGATCTGGCACGCCTACAAAGTGGGCCGGTACCGGCAGTTTTACGTCCATGAACCGAAGAAACGGCTCGTCATGGCTCTGGGCTTCCGGGATCGTGTCGTGCAGTGGGCGATCTACCTCCAGACAAACCAACACCTCGACAATGGCATGATATACCACAGCTACGGGTGCAGGGTGGGAAAAGGAACCACCAGAGCAGCCGACCGGCTTCAATACTGGTGCACGCTCGTGGATCGGAAGCCGGGCAATTGGTACTACCTGAAACTGGACGTATCAAAGTATTTTTACCGGGTGGATCACCGGGTACTGCTCGACATACTCCGCCGGAAGTTCCCGAACGAGGACGGCTACCTCTGGCTTATGGAAACGATTATAAATTGTGACCATACACCCTTTGGACTGCCTCCGGGAAAGTCTGCCGACGAGATCCCACCGTCTGAAAGACTGTTCGAGGTAGGTATGCCGATCGGAAACCTCACGAGCCAGCTACTCGCGAACGTCTGCCTCAATGAGCTGGATCAGTATATCAAGCACGAGCTGAAAGCCCATTTTTACGACAGATACATGGACGACATGGCGCTGCTCTATCCTGACGCAGCCACACTGAACCGGTGGAGGGCTGCGATCGAGAAGTATCTGAACGAAGTCCTGCACCTCGAATTGAACAGCAAAACCACGATCGGACTCGTCAAGCACGGGATCACCTTCGTGGGCTGCCGAATCTATCCGGGGTACCGCAAACCGACAGCTCAGTCGGTCAAGAAAATGAAGGCACGTATGCGCTACATAGCGAAAGAGTACGAGGCCGGGCTGATCGACTTCGACGCGGTAGACGCGACCATGCAGAGCTACTTCGGACTTATGGGCCACTGCTCCACTCACGGGCTCCAGAAATGGATCGAGAAAAATATTATTTTCAAACGCAAAGAAATGGCAGACATAGAGCTGCCGCAGGAGGTGACACAATGGGAATTGAATCAGTTTTGA
- a CDS encoding transglycosylase domain-containing protein, which translates to MNFGKRATNKKRNALTSRSSMLGKKAHVSFLRIIFISLMAILIIGGCMGIGAFKGLIDNAPDISEVNIVPVGEATFVYDANGNQLQKLTAPNSNRMPVSIEQIPLDLQHAVVAIEDERFYEHNGIDIKGILRAGVKGILNGGNFTEGASTITQQLLKNNVFTGWTNESVIQRFKRKFQEQYLAIELEKQVKDKNIILENYLNTINLGNGNFGVQAAAQDYFGKNVSELTLSECTVIAGISQNPTKFNPVINPDKNAMRRKDVLDHMLEQEYITKEQYDECLADNVYDRIKTVDEEQGEETQTYSYFIDELTEQVVKDLQEQRGFTEAQAYNALYSGGLRIYTTQDPAIQLICDEEYGNPDNFPSGTQVTLDYRLTVKHPNGEQENYSKEMLQEYFIQNEDKNFTLLFDSPESAQSHVDTYKAAILADGSEVISENIYLTPQPQSSICIIDQHTGYVKAIVGGRGEKSSSLSLNRATNTLRQPGSTFKPLAAYAAALNEGGMTLSTTFKDEPFKYDSGQPLYNYDRQYHGTVTMRTAITKSYNIPAVKAMVEITPEVGVEYLKKFGFTSILDTLTELPQGSGNFYTDVNSATAIGGITKGVSNLELTAAYATIANNGTYIKPVFYTKILDSDGNVVIDNTPEKTTVLKPSTAYLLTSVMEDVVKKGTGTRLQLSNMPVAGKTGTTDNYKDLWFSGFTPYYTCSVWAGYDNNIVLPKGQARTYQQTLWQKIMQRIHNDLPETEFKVPSTVEKKSICKSSGLLASSSCDAVTEYYDTETLPKKYCSGHKKAKPEENEKPKPEDSVDAPEETTPETPQTPQEPETPTPPTPETPQEQPETPPAPPANQ; encoded by the coding sequence ATGAATTTTGGAAAACGTGCCACGAACAAGAAACGCAACGCTCTTACTTCCCGTTCTTCTATGCTGGGAAAAAAAGCACATGTTTCTTTTCTACGTATTATTTTCATCTCTCTGATGGCAATTTTGATTATCGGAGGCTGCATGGGTATAGGTGCTTTTAAAGGTCTGATTGACAATGCACCTGATATTTCAGAAGTAAATATCGTCCCCGTTGGCGAAGCTACCTTTGTTTATGATGCGAACGGCAACCAGCTCCAAAAGCTGACTGCTCCAAATTCCAACCGTATGCCCGTAAGCATTGAGCAAATTCCTCTGGACTTACAGCATGCCGTGGTAGCTATTGAAGATGAACGTTTCTATGAACATAATGGTATTGACATAAAAGGTATCCTGCGTGCAGGTGTAAAAGGTATCCTAAACGGAGGAAACTTTACCGAAGGTGCAAGTACCATTACACAGCAGTTATTAAAAAATAACGTTTTTACCGGCTGGACAAATGAGTCTGTTATACAGCGTTTTAAACGTAAGTTTCAGGAGCAGTACCTCGCCATTGAATTAGAAAAACAGGTAAAGGATAAAAACATTATCCTCGAAAATTATTTAAACACCATTAACCTGGGAAACGGTAACTTTGGTGTACAGGCTGCTGCTCAGGATTATTTCGGTAAAAATGTAAGTGAATTAACACTTTCTGAGTGTACCGTAATTGCCGGTATCAGTCAGAACCCTACAAAGTTTAACCCTGTTATTAACCCTGATAAAAATGCTATGCGCCGTAAAGACGTTTTAGACCACATGCTGGAACAGGAATATATTACCAAAGAACAGTATGACGAATGTCTGGCTGACAATGTATATGACAGGATTAAAACCGTTGACGAAGAACAGGGTGAGGAAACCCAGACTTACAGTTACTTTATTGATGAATTAACCGAACAGGTTGTAAAAGATTTGCAGGAACAGCGTGGATTTACGGAAGCTCAGGCTTACAACGCACTTTACAGCGGCGGTCTTCGTATTTATACAACACAAGACCCTGCAATTCAGCTTATTTGCGATGAAGAATATGGAAATCCTGATAATTTCCCTTCCGGTACACAGGTAACCTTGGATTATCGCCTGACTGTAAAGCATCCAAACGGCGAACAGGAAAATTACAGCAAGGAAATGCTTCAGGAATATTTCATTCAGAATGAAGATAAAAATTTCACTTTATTATTTGACAGTCCTGAAAGCGCTCAGTCTCATGTAGATACTTACAAGGCAGCTATTCTGGCAGACGGAAGCGAGGTAATCAGCGAAAACATTTACTTAACTCCTCAGCCGCAATCTTCTATTTGTATCATTGACCAGCACACAGGTTATGTAAAAGCTATTGTGGGCGGACGTGGAGAAAAATCCTCCAGTCTTTCCTTAAACCGTGCAACAAACACCTTGCGTCAGCCGGGTTCTACGTTTAAGCCATTAGCCGCTTATGCTGCTGCCTTAAATGAAGGCGGAATGACATTATCCACAACCTTTAAGGATGAGCCATTTAAATACGACAGCGGACAGCCGTTATACAACTATGACCGCCAATATCACGGAACTGTAACCATGCGTACTGCAATTACAAAATCCTACAATATTCCTGCCGTAAAAGCTATGGTGGAAATCACACCGGAGGTCGGCGTAGAATACTTAAAGAAATTTGGATTTACTTCTATCTTAGATACCTTAACTGAGCTGCCTCAGGGAAGCGGCAATTTCTACACAGACGTGAATTCTGCAACAGCAATCGGTGGTATTACAAAGGGTGTAAGTAATCTGGAATTGACAGCCGCTTATGCTACTATTGCAAATAACGGAACTTATATTAAACCTGTATTCTATACAAAGATTTTAGACTCTGACGGAAATGTTGTCATTGACAACACCCCTGAAAAAACAACGGTTCTGAAGCCAAGCACTGCTTATCTGCTGACTTCCGTAATGGAAGACGTTGTAAAAAAAGGAACAGGTACTCGCTTACAGTTAAGCAATATGCCGGTAGCAGGAAAAACCGGTACAACCGATAACTACAAGGATTTATGGTTCTCCGGATTTACTCCGTATTATACTTGCTCTGTATGGGCAGGATATGATAATAATATTGTCCTTCCAAAAGGACAGGCAAGAACCTATCAGCAAACTCTATGGCAGAAAATCATGCAGCGTATTCACAATGATTTGCCGGAAACAGAATTTAAAGTTCCTTCCACAGTGGAGAAAAAATCCATTTGTAAGAGCAGCGGTCTGTTGGCAAGCTCATCCTGTGATGCCGTAACAGAATATTATGATACGGAAACTCTTCCAAAGAAATATTGTTCCGGTCATAAAAAAGCAAAACCTGAGGAGAACGAAAAACCCAAACCTGAGGACTCCGTAGATGCTCCGGAGGAAACCACACCGGAAACACCTCAAACCCCACAAGAGCCGGAAACACCGACTCCACCAACTCCGGAAACACCTCAGGAGCAACCGGAAACACCGCCAGCTCCTCCGGCAAATCAATAA
- a CDS encoding helix-turn-helix transcriptional regulator produces the protein MKLYKHTNGTCNASGPAIRALRERAGISQEQLAAKLQLAGLNLNQKAVSRIETGDRVVPDFELNYFATVLGVPVCTLLEYEK, from the coding sequence TTGAAACTCTACAAGCACACGAATGGAACGTGCAACGCCTCCGGCCCTGCGATCCGGGCCCTCCGCGAAAGGGCGGGAATATCTCAGGAACAGCTCGCCGCCAAGTTGCAACTGGCTGGGCTGAATCTGAATCAGAAAGCAGTGAGCCGGATCGAAACCGGCGACCGCGTTGTGCCAGACTTCGAGTTAAATTATTTTGCAACGGTGCTCGGTGTGCCAGTTTGCACACTTCTGGAATATGAAAAATGA
- a CDS encoding ROK family glucokinase → MSKYCFGIDVGGTTIKCALFLNDGTILDKWEIKTNTDNGGERILPDIADGIEAKLKEKKIDKAEVEGIGIGLPGPIEENGEIACAVNLHWGRKNIEKELNELTGMAVKAGNDANVAALGEMWRGGGKGAKNLIMATLGTGVGGGIIVNERIVTGAHGAGGEIGHALVNPHETIPCNCGNKGCLEQYASATGIARLAREALEASQKASVLREKERVTAKDVFDAYKEQDELAGEIVEKFARYLGHALAIFASVSDPDVIVIGGGVSKAGEVLVDCVQKQYEKFAFSACKKTPIKLAILGNDAGICGAAKLILSR, encoded by the coding sequence ATGAGTAAGTATTGTTTTGGAATTGATGTAGGGGGAACAACGATTAAATGTGCGCTGTTTTTAAATGATGGAACTATTTTGGATAAATGGGAAATCAAAACAAATACAGACAATGGCGGCGAGAGAATTCTTCCAGATATTGCAGATGGAATTGAAGCAAAGCTGAAAGAAAAGAAAATAGACAAGGCAGAGGTAGAAGGAATTGGTATTGGATTGCCGGGACCGATTGAAGAAAATGGTGAGATTGCATGTGCGGTCAACCTTCACTGGGGCAGAAAGAACATTGAAAAAGAATTAAACGAGCTGACAGGAATGGCTGTAAAAGCAGGAAATGACGCAAATGTAGCTGCTCTTGGAGAAATGTGGAGGGGTGGCGGAAAAGGCGCTAAAAACCTGATTATGGCAACTCTCGGAACTGGCGTAGGCGGCGGAATTATTGTCAACGAGAGGATTGTAACAGGGGCTCACGGTGCAGGCGGAGAAATCGGACATGCTCTGGTAAATCCTCATGAAACCATTCCTTGTAACTGTGGAAACAAAGGCTGTCTGGAGCAGTATGCGTCTGCAACAGGAATTGCAAGACTGGCAAGAGAAGCTCTGGAAGCTTCCCAGAAAGCTTCTGTTTTAAGAGAAAAAGAAAGAGTAACTGCAAAGGATGTTTTTGACGCATATAAAGAGCAGGATGAATTAGCAGGAGAAATTGTTGAAAAATTCGCAAGATATCTGGGACATGCTCTGGCAATTTTTGCCAGTGTATCAGATCCGGATGTGATTGTTATTGGCGGCGGTGTTTCAAAGGCAGGAGAAGTTTTAGTAGACTGTGTACAGAAGCAGTACGAGAAATTTGCATTTTCCGCATGTAAGAAAACACCGATTAAGCTGGCTATACTGGGAAATGATGCCGGTATTTGCGGCGCTGCGAAATTGATTTTAAGCAGATAA